The window tcaatatattaagaatgatgatatattaataatataagaaaaaaaaaaaaaaatacagCTAACTCGAATTAGcagaaatataaaaaaaattacagatcataaaaaaggaataattttttagatatttttataatataaaataaataaaataatataatattacttattttttcataaccattactttatatatatgtaagtatatattttattattttgaatattcataaaaattaaattattttataaaactataaaaaaaagaataaattttttaatgcAGCATACGAagtatttaatattatattataatataataaatttatattatatatatatatattatatattgtatataatattatgaggccctataaataaataatatattttttaattaacctatttttataatatatatatttatataaattatataattttttatttttatatcaaaTTTTCAGGTTTGTCCTTCATTGAACaaaaatttcttttttttttttttccttcctattatatttaaaaaaaagaatatttttcctttaataaataatggattatatatttatatatagaactattatattataatataataaatatatattttatatgaattttatttatatacagattttttcttaaaagtttttaaaatattcgAATTTTCatacttttatatatattataatatataaaataatatacatataattttggtagcatatttaattattatatattatacatatattatacataaatatatatgattataataatatatctgtattttgtttaaaaaacagaacaaatgaaaaaaaaattcagTTATATTTTGAGATATAGATtgtaataaaaagtatataaaaaaaaaggaataatataagaattttacataaatattataattatgaaaaaaaaaataaataaattattatataatattatatatatattattatatgtatacttttatatttatataatgcCTGCAcgtttttaaaaaaaaattctttttaaaaagtatTTCATTGCGCAATTTATATGGAAAAAANaaaaaaaaaaaaaaaaaaaaaaaaaaaaaaaaaaatgataataataaagtatacatatatataattgtgataatataaattaatataatatcacagtatataatatatatatatatatatatatataataaataataattttacaaTTATGCAATATGTtgtataaatgtataattatttattttatattattttatttattctgatttttatttttttcacccctatataataaaatataatattttaaaactTCTTTCGGTAtatcattaaaatatatgtaaaaatgaaaaattttccaatattttattccaataaaaaaaaaaaaaattatacaacCTTTGTCTATCTTTTATTCAACAAATAAattctttaatatatattttacacAACAACTGtatattcttctttttttatgtgttttttttttttttttttctttcttttcttttcttttctttttgttttttttaaaaaattataaaaaagaatcCTTTTCGGCCACatgaataattatttggcatttttctttataacAGTTTTAagtttatttatttatatatcttatatatGTAAGTAAAACAAAAgaggaaaaataaaataaacataaaaataaaataaacataaatataaaataaacataaatataaaataaacataaatataaaataaacataaatataaaataaacataaatataaaataaacataaatataaaataaacataaaaataaaggaacataaaaacattattttataattcactaatttattttttccttataGATACCATACAAAATGTATATCtaaataattatagtaACATAGTTCGgattttattaattctaTTTAGCAttccattttttatttgttattattgGTCTTTCGCTAAATGTTCAATTGTTAATCCAGGATATGTTGACGACACATGGGAAagtaatttatttttatcatttaatatttcatttatttttcaaatatttataaataaataaatatatatatatatatacatatatgtttatatatatatatattttttttttttttcccccAAGTCAATGCTGAAGAAAATAACATTCCAATAGaaaagagaaaaataagaaattatGTTCCCAATAAATATACGATATGTGACAAATGTGATTTTTTGGTAAGACCAGAGAGAGCTCATCACTGCAGGGTTAGTTTATAAAATGATGTTAAATGTGTTATCAtcacaaaaataaaatatatatacaatgtatatatatgttaatatatatctcacgtattaatttattattcatatatatttttattaatcatataaatatattaatttaaccatttataatttttttcaattgatttatttaattatttatatacgATTCAGACTTGTAATAAGTGcatattaaaaatggaTCACCACTGTCCATGGATAGGCACTTGCGTaggagaaaaaaatttgaagttttttttcttatttttaatatatggTTTTTTTACTACatcatatatttctataacTGTCATAcccatttttattaatgcTCTTTGTGCCAAGGAAATACAAGAAGTAAAacttaaaaataaaataatacaaaaataaaaaaaaaaaaaaaaaaaaaaaaaaaataaaaaaaataaaataaaaataataattcactttccttatatttttcacaaatataattatcttttacaaaaatatatttaaaattttcttatttttatagaaTTCTGATAGAATAAACCACATTACTCTCTTGATTAGTAATCGGAAAATTATATACTATTGcatgtatataaatatatatatctatatatatatatatatattttttttttttatcattttagCTATCTGTACTGCATTAACTTTAACCTTGGCATTACTTTTTGTAATTTCCCCAAtttaccaaaaaaaaatacacatatatatatttaaatatttattcatttgtttatctattttaaaaaataaatattttttataaataattataatttattcgCTATCTCTTTTAGATGAACTgtcaatatatatattttatctcaaaaaatattacagCTATAGAATCGTCCTACAGTGACATGGTATTTtgaaaatacaaaaaaaaaaaaaatatatatatatgtatatatgtataaataaacaaatgCAAGTATATAACacttttaattttatttaatctTTTTTGTGTGTAGAATCCTTATGACTTGGGAATATACAATAATTGGAAAGCGGtttgaaatataataagattattaattcataaatatatatatatatatatgtatatatttatttatgtatatatatttttattttttctttattatttcattttatttgatctaaatattcatttaagGTTTTTGATGAATTCACATGGAAGTGGTTTTTTCCTCTCAATGTAGAATGTGCTCAAAAGACAAGTACATTTGAAAATACGTTCAATATcattataacaatataactatatattattatgttacataattctttattttatttttacacGTTCGTAGATTATTTATACCCACTGAATGATAAATAcatgaatattattaatactGATATGAACGATTTTCTtttagataataataatgaaaacataaaagaagatggagattaattttataagaaGGTATAGGAATATGTTctaaataaatgaaatatgtttctgtatatatatatatatatatatatatatatatgtatatgttttttttatttattattttttattttttccttattattaatcatatttataatacaacaaattattaacaatcattttgtttaatacttttttattttattatactATATCATCAtgagaaaatatatatatatatatatatatattgtcATATGAATAATTGAGATAAATTCTTAGCTATGTTAAGATTTACTTatgaatttataaaaaaaaaagaaaaaaaatatatatatatatacatgtttGTTTCCGCTTATACTTGTATAAACAGATTAAACTATTTCTTATGATAAAGTatcacaaaaaaaattttttttataagacATATATTCATAAGATGCAGATTTGctaaataatatttaaaatttaaaaactaaaatggaaaaaaaataaaataaattaaaatatataaatatataaatatacaaatatatatatatatatatatatataaacgttgaaataaaaaaaaaaaaaaaaaaaaaaaatgtatatatagtgtatatatatttatatatacttcACACAAATTTTATCATTCAAACAACTTTCAAATGGTTTAAcacataattttataattatgtttataGAATTTATAAATCATCAAAAATCATCTTTTCAACATCGTCCTCTTCTTTATCTCTAATATTGTTATCACTTTCGTTgatattctttatttcGTCTTGAATATAATCTTCGTCAAATCctttattttctaattcatgtgataataattcatGAGAATCCGTTGATAGTAGAATTAACATCTTGGTTAATGTTTCGTctagaaaaaaaaaaaaaaaaaaaaNNNNNNNNNNNNNNNNNNNNNNNNNNNNNNNNNNNNNNNNNNNNNNNNNNNNNNNNNNNNNNNNNNNNNNNNNNNNNNNNNNNNNNNNNNNNNNNNNNNNNNNNNNNNNNNNNNNNNNNNNNNNNNNNNNNNNNNNNNNNNNNNNNNNNNNNNNNNNNNNNNNNNNNNNNNNNNNNNNNNNNNNNNNNNNNNNNNNNNNNNNNNNNNNNNNNNNNNNNNNNNNNNNNNNNNNNNNNNNNNNNNNNNNNNNNNNNNNNNNNNNNNNNNNNNNNNNNNNNNNNNNNNNNNNNNNNNNNNNNNNNNNNNNNNNNNNNNNNNNNNNNNNNNNNNNNNNNNNNNNNNNNNNNNNNNNNNNNNNNNNNNNNNNNNNNNNNNNNNNNNNNttttttttaaataacaCACATATAGCATAATccatatgtatatattttcatgtACCTATTAGTCCGTTTTGGGGTTCACATATCTCCTTAAgttgattttttttttcctgAGTTAAGAATTTCAAGTGCACTAAATACTGTAATACCATTTTACCTTTCATATTTAAAGTATTAAGTTGTAAGTTATATAAATCCATTACTCCATTAGAATTTTCATCTgaacatttatataacatatcTGTTAGATGTAGAAGAGTACAAACTGAGATAATTTTCAAGGGGCTTgattttttactttttttctCAGTATAATGAAAGTAAGAATTAATTCTTTGGGCTGTTGCcttataatatgtattaatattagCTTTAATTAAATTACCCAATGAACCGATAATAGATGAACTTGGTTTCTTTacattttcataattaaaAGGTACAGATGATACCTTACCACCAATTCTCATAATTTTTGTACAATGCTTAAAAGCTTTagatttttttattttttctaatgTTTCAACATAGTCTTTGTTTTGACTATATCTTTTATTCATAACTAATAATTCATCTATTAATCCTAAATATGCATGATCTTTATCTTCTTCAAACCCTAACatattttgataatatttCCACTGTTGTATAATTATAGGAGCACCTGAACataatacatttaattctacgttatttttataatcaaCAACTGTTCCATATTCATCAGGAGCTAACCATTTTGTAAACATGATTGCCATACGTTGTGCTAATTCTTTTGATGATATACTTATAATTATATCTTTGATTGCACATTTCCCTTCTgtatgttttattatagGTGGTAACCTACTATACGAAACACCAAGttttcttaatatttttatttttatatcttttaatgattgatttaatatatccttttttataCCTAAGGTTTCATAAAATTTGGAATCTTCATAAAATGACATCTCggttaatattttaaacatggttgataatattttatcatatacttctaatgatattaaatttttatccttttttaagtccttcatatttatatttaactTTTCTAATGCTTCCATGAATAATTTGCCACTGTCTTTActatcttttaattttaataaaccATCTATTCCATTCTTTGCACTTTCCATTATTTCGATTATTATTCTTTCTCTTAAAGATACATGCAACCCTTTCCCTTTAAAACTATCGATTCCGTTTTTCTCAAAGTTCTGTTGCATACTTGAATATGCATCATCGGATCCTTCGCTATTTAACATATCACTATCATATTGATCATGCTGCGAGTGgttattattcatatttttattataagaTCGTAAATTTGAATGTTCTCCTTTCGTATCGCTGCTGCTACTTTCATCTGTGTTCATTGTGACATATGTAGTATCATTATTTCCTTTCCCATGTGCATGTTCTCCTCCTACTGGTGTAATGATATGTGCGTGATGTGTTTGAGGGGGTGCATGATTTCCTCCTACTGGTGTAATGATAGGTCCGTGTTGTGTTTTTTGAGTGGGCACATGTTCCCCTACCATATGTTTATGTGTTAGGTCTTCTTTGTGTACAGTGCCTGGTTGTTCTCCTTCTAATGGGGTAATGATGGGACCTTGTTTATTTTCTGTATTATTGTGTTCCCCTTCAGAAGGTGTGTTTATAGAACCTTCATTTTGCGCATGATTATCATCTTCGTTTGGAAAACTTATAATTGGTTGTGATTCATTTGAAGGAATGTGATTTTTTATTCCTTGGAACGGAACAACAGCTAGTTTGTCATTTGGATGAACTTCCATATTTTGATCATGGGAATGTTGTTCATTTGTTGGAGTGGTAGCATTTTCACTATGAGTAGGTTCATTTGTTGGAGTGGTAGCATTTTCACTATGAGTAGGTTCATTTGTTGGAGTGGTAGCATTTTCACTATGAGTAGGTTCATTTGTTGGAGTGGTAGAATTTTCACTATGAGTAGGTTCGTTTGTTGGAGTGGTAGAATTTTCACTATGAGTAGGTTCATTTGTTGGAGTGGTAGAATTTTCACTATGAGTAGGTTCATTTGTTGTGGTGGTAGCATGCTCATTATGGATAGGTTTATTTGTTGGAGTGGCTGCATGTTCAATATGAATAGGTTCATTTGTTGTGGTGGTAGCATGCTCACTATGGGTTGgttcatttattttatcatgGTCATTTTCAGCATTGTGTGATTCAATAGGATGGTTAGTtgtatgtttatttatatgtttttcaTTAGACATTGCAGTTTGATCTATATGTGGGACATTTTTATCTGCATTTtcattattcatattattattaatactttggtttttatttatatcatgTGAATGCTgatttatgttattatattgctcgtgtattttattttcttcattatttttttcatgttCATTAAGATCGTTTATTTTAACTTCATTTGTATTTTGATTAGTTAGTGGTTCTGTATGTTTAATAGTTTCTAGGTTATTTCCTTTCGTTTGATTATTTTCTTCgtgttttattatattatttgtatcaTTTGATTTATCtaatttgtttatatttgaattatCTATAGGATTGTTAATTGTGTCGTTTGGAATATGAGATATGGATGTATcgatattattttgttgtatattattattttgttgtatattattattttgttgttcattattattttgttgttcattattattttgttgttcattattattttgttgaTTATTAGTTATATTTTCTTGTAATGGTTTCgtattattaatttcttGATTTTGTGTTATGTTTGATTGTACATCGGTTGATTCAGTTTTCTGAGGTTCTTCTATATTGCTAGCAGGTGTTGCTtgaaaaaaggaaaaatttGCTTCTCCATAATTTCctaaagaaaaataaaataaaataaaataataataaaatgtaatataattaaCAATTAGAATATtaccatatatatatatatatatatatatatatatatatatttcttatattacACGTTAGTCAACTAACATAcatgtatttataaattaatttacACTTTAGATAAGAAgcatgtatatatatatatatatatatatatatatatatatttatttatttatttatatatatatattatatatatttatttatatttataatttttgatACCTTTAAATGGTTTAACTATATcaataaatgtaaaaagaactagaaaaatacataaaaaaaatctaACACTAGacattattttcttatatgtaatttaaaatagaaacatttttttttttttttctttttctttttccgtaaacataaatatatatatatatatatatatatattatgaaaataatatgtttgATAATATTCAGTTTGTTATATCTACAACCATCGTATTAAATTAAATCTcttataaattaattataatatatatataatatatgtgtatatatgttaatatatacctcattgtatatattatacataaattatgattattctaattttttttttatattttctttttttattatttaaaagttgcaaaatataaatcaaacaaaaaaaaaatatatatatatatatatattatcataaaaaataataaagatgCATCAAAGTGcatacaaaatatttacataaaaagaaaaaacaaggtcataaaaaagtatatataatatatttacatatattttgatgAATATTATGTTGTACTTTCCGCCCTTCACATTGtccataatatatattacacaaaaaaaaaaaaaaaaaaaaaaaattcagatattcttcataattgaaattaaaaatatatctatctatacatatatatatttatttatatataaaaacaaataaaaaatatatatttttctttccataaaataacaaaaaaattttattttttttaaaaattagtaaaaaaaaaaaaaaaaaaaNNNNNNNNNNNNNNNNNNNNNNNNNNNNNNNNNNNNNNNNNNNNNNNNNNNNNNNNNNNNNNNNNNNNNNNNNNNNNNNNNNNNNNNNNNNNNNNNNNNNNNNNNNNNNNNNNNNNNNNNNNNNNNNNNNNNNNNNNNNNNNNNNNNNNNNNNNNNNNNNNNNNNNNNNNNNNNNNNNNNNNNNNNNNNNNNNNNNNNNNNNNNNNNNNNNNNNNNNNNNNNNNNNNNNNNNNNNNNNNNNNNNNNNNNNNNNNNNNNNNNNNNNNNNNNNNNNNNNNNNNNNNNNNNNNNNNNNNNNNNNNNNNNNNNNNNNNNNNtttattttttttaaaaattagtaaaaaaaaaaaaaaaaaaaaaaaaagatggttacataaatatagataataaataaataggtgtatatttaaatatatagaaattttaaaatgataaatttaaaaattaaaatataaaatttaaaaaaatataataaatttttaaaaatcatacatacatataaatacatatacatatatatatatatatatatatatatgtgaacaaaaaaaaaaaaaaaaattaataattatgtagttgaaaatttttaaagaattaaatGTTCAACAAAATGTTTGACTATAGCAGATTCTTCAGAACATATTCTTGGATGTGCAATAATTTGTACATGCGCATTAGAATATATAGGTATAGCTATAGAATATCTTTGAATCGGTAATCTATTTAAgcaataaaataatacttcataatataaaagttctggatttttaaaaaatttttctAATAATTCATCACTTGATATggtataaatataatataatatttctttatattgttttttatcatattttgttataccttttaataaatcatttctttttaatttatctCTTGATctattttctttttttttattattattacatttaaATTCGACATATTTACTATTTTCATCACGAATATAATTCTTATCCTTCTTTAATTCATGTTctttaaatgataaattgttattaaagttcatatcattttcttcagaagtcgaataaaaaaattcgctaatataatcatattcTTCATTCTGATCATCATCAAATGGTATATAGGTTTGTTCatgttcatttatattatcatttatattatcatttatattatcatttatattgtcatttatattatcatttatattatcatttatattatcatttatattgtcatttatattatcatttatattatcatttatattatcatttatattatcatttatattatcattcacattttcatttattttttcatttacaTGTTCacttattttttcatttatatttattttttcttgttGATTATCcatttgttttatatttccatTACTTATACATTCATTAATGTTATTACTTACGTTTGTATCCTTTAATACCTTTTcgttaaaatatatatccattaatttttttaatttttcttttccccatgaatttttttcacCCAAACTATAATTTGGCATAACATGACTTGTATCCTccaattttttattcatatgaaTGTCGTTTTTActatctatattattatttgtagTACCACTTGATTCCGTACTGCTTTgtgaattttttttttttttttgttcattgttgttatttttGGAAGGATATAAGAAACTATAATTTTTGATTATGTTAATTGTATTTTGTATGGAGAACAATTTATTTGTTTcgattttttttttttttttttttttttttaaattgttATCTAAAGTTTTGATTtcattaattattttactttttagacaatcaaaaaataatttctcAAAATGTTTATACTCACcaaatttgttttttttctcatgaagtgaatttatatttgtcatatgaatattattatacgtatgtatattattattgacaagtattttatttttattattaacgAGTGGGATATTGTTTTTagttttattttcattgattttataatttataatattcttatttataacaTGTTTATCTGTaatgttttttatatttatatcatttatcctatttttattcttctttatttcttcatcacatatattcatattatgGTCACTCTTAGAATTTAGAGTtccatatttatatgtaccCTTGtcattattcatattattattattataaataggatccttattattaaaagaattcTTATTTGAACAATTACTATTTTCATATACTGAACatgtataattatcattattagcaatcatctttttattctcatttattatatgttctTTCTCATATTTATccatataaatacattcaaagctttttgttttatctgtttttttatataataatagttcATCACAATTTGgtatattacataaatgAGTATTGTTCCTATGGGATACATCTATAATGTTATGATGAATAtgttctttttcttttatattttctctTCCATCATTTTGTACATACtccattttattatctatattatctgtattattattattattattattattattattattcatattcGACCTACATATCAAAGTGgacatatttttattttctttcattttttttttttcaataaaCATATCATGATATGTTTGTGATTTATAATAAGATCCCtcttcatatttattattaatatctttCTTATTTCCATTAAATCCATTAACATATTTCACAAACTCTTTATCATCTAAAACATTACTctcatttttatcaatCTTTTTACTTTTACCTTGTTTTTTAGTACTTGTTACATTTTTTCTGAAATGGATTGGCATCATCTGAGTATTTATATCCTGAGGAAATATATGTCCcttaaaatttatattattttctatattctttttctttacaTATGAAGGAgtatataatgaataattgttattattCTCATACTTATTCTTATCGTATATAATAACAGATTGaactatattattattattattattattattattactaccATTCTgattatcataattatttgtattatccatttgattattatttccaACATTCGTATAATCACATGTTTGTCCCTCATCCTTTTCATCTGTATTCTCTACAACCTGATTAGAACCATCCGAATAAACATTACTAccattatttatatttttattgaaTTCCTCGGGTACGCCCTTGAGCTTATCCAAACCAATATTggaataataatttgtaAACAAATTAAACTTCTTTGTGTTTGTAGAAGACAATAATTTACGAGAAGATATTATGGTTTGTAACATCTGGTCCAGAAATTTACTCTGCTCCTTTCTCTTAttcaataaataattaGGATTTTTTAGATCTTGATagaaatagaaaaatagtaatttcttctttctcatatacaaatgaacaacagaaaatatgtttatagGTATTTCCGGTACATTCTTTGCCTGCtctataataaataaaattaattcCTCATTAAATAAAGTATATGGTAATATTAAAGATGTTCTTATACCGACTAACCAATCTGATTGGGTATTTccataaaatataatattctcAAATTTCTTGAGAATATTTATACTTTCAACACTAGcaatttttaataataatgttgttttattatttaaatcatCAATAGTATGAGCACCTAGATAAGTTGATAATACTTTCATAATGGCCATATTTTCATGTACCCCTATATGTGGGCATGcaaatgtaataaaatttattaattttttatttttaaatattttctttctatttaaatttaataaaacaGATCGGTTTAATATACCTCCTAATGAATGACCAATCatagaaatatttattttatcattaattattttaaataaacaatTTAGTTCGGTACATATTCTTTCTGTTCCTACATCTACACCTTCGAAGGTGTGCCCTTGATTACTATAAGTAACATATACAAAAACATGAGGATATTTCGTTAAcaaagaattaaaaatgttttgAAAATCATGAACACTTGCTGTTAAACCATGttggaaaataaaataatgtgGATTCTTAAGTTTCATATgatatttttctttacaTTCAATACAGTGAcaacattttatattaaaaaaacaacaaCAACGATAACattgttttata of the Plasmodium reichenowi strain SY57 chromosome 11, whole genome shotgun sequence genome contains:
- a CDS encoding serine esterase, putative, which translates into the protein MREKNLNFRSESIFWGNRSFFDILENVDDEKEAKRSAHFFNSNKNIFLNLFKGTNQNNNVNNILLEKKRIVSNSKNNKCVNKECKNNEVCKIELKDEFKKNEEIIKNECNCSKRNDWIKNFCWFCSLHILDEILEKQIYKEKIHEHVYDLIYDEDTYFDTSSMMSIPYEFARFMITQLEYSTLHEIKLNNIIKEEKYLFKKYSKKSAQNRKKQYEYKQEQIYKSDESNSTCSLISDDTTLNINMKNNNLDYSNYLNMRRELYNNNNNINSSSSNNNNNNNVKDTSVNIRQTKGTKKTFYDSNNVGNSGRTDLFNFKKVLLSSESLLNKNDQYYMDENKKDCNHMDNNNINSHKNYSNNNKYNEQLYLGKYISNKELPDDTNKINNQVHDILSENVKYEENSKTNFFSRRRNNSTLGTYHRQYNKSSSHSSFSCIAYWKSKTLSDSIINSKYFNDVKKNNKIKKKYKNENVNEKINERISDNKHINENHLNDNVYKNYHHFDQHILNYNIYNTSNDHKKNKAVPSLIINRFRSGRYSENSTMKYEGKNYYPSFMSQSALKRCRSYTILLREKKEKKKNRRMKTCLNGEEMKTCINDEEMKIYLNDEEMKTCLNDEEMKTCLNDEEMKTCINDEEIDNDKNNDILYHNKYKDEYISKDKKIYNKYKNNLNHIKEFYYLNETDKKPFPICLYNNIKSFENIKQCYRCCCFFNIKCCHCIECKEKYHMKLKNPHYFIFQHGLTASVHDFQNIFNSLLTKYPHVFVYVTYSNQGHTFEGVDVGTERICTELNCLFKIINDKINISMIGHSLGGILNRSVLLNLNRKKIFKNKKLINFITFACPHIGVHENMAIMKVLSTYLGAHTIDDLNNKTTLLLKIASVESINILKKFENIIFYGNTQSDWLVGIRTSLILPYTLFNEELILFIIEQAKNVPEIPINIFSVVHLYMRKKKLLFFYFYQDLKNPNYLLNKRKEQSKFLDQMLQTIISSRKLLSSTNTKKFNLFTNYYSNIGLDKLKGVPEEFNKNINNGSNVYSDGSNQVVENTDEKDEGQTCDYTNVGNNNQMDNTNNYDNQNGSNNNNNNNNNIVQSVIIYDKNKYENNNNYSLYTPSYVKKKNIENNINFKGHIFPQDINTQMMPIHFRKNVTSTKKQGKSKKIDKNESNVLDDKEFVKYVNGFNGNKKDINNKYEEGSYYKSQTYHDMFIEKKKMKENKNMSTLICRSNMNNNNNNNNNNNTDNIDNKMEYVQNDGRENIKEKEHIHHNIIDVSHRNNTHLCNIPNCDELLLYKKTDKTKSFECIYMDKYEKEHIINENKKMIANNDNYTCSVYENSNCSNKNSFNNKDPIYNNNNMNNDKGTYKYGTLNSKSDHNMNICDEEIKKNKNRINDINIKNITDKHVINKNIINYKINENKTKNNIPLVNNKNKILVNNNIHTYNNIHMTNINSLHEKKNKFGEYKHFEKLFFDCLKSKIINEIKTLDNNLKKKKKKKKIETNKLFSIQNTINIIKNYSFLYPSKNNNNEQKKKKNSQSSTESSGTTNNNIDSKNDIHMNKKLEDTSHVMPNYSLGEKNSWGKEKLKKLMDIYFNEKVLKDTNVSNNINECISNGNIKQMDNQQEKININEKISEHVNEKINENVNDNINDNINDNINDNINDNINDNINDNINDNINDNINDNINDNINDNINDNINEHEQTYIPFDDDQNEEYDYISEFFYSTSEENDMNFNNNLSFKEHELKKDKNYIRDENSKYVEFKCNNNKKKENRSRDKLKRNDLLKGITKYDKKQYKEILYYIYTISSDELLEKFFKNPELLYYEVLFYCLNRLPIQRYSIAIPIYSNAHVQIIAHPRICSEESAIVKHFVEHLIL